The following coding sequences lie in one Chthoniobacterales bacterium genomic window:
- the purF gene encoding amidophosphoribosyltransferase: MNKPTHECGVFAVYGHPDAAILTYYGLFALQHRGQESAGIVTSTSPSTPFQSHKGMGLVSQVFGKGDLDQLQGSNAIGHVRYSTTGSSNLKNAQPFVVDTARGQIAIAHNGNLVNAAQLRVELEAEGSIFQTTVDSEIALHLLAKAPEPNPLAALRRMEGAFSIVIMGENEIVGVRDPYGFRPLSLGRLDGAYVLSSETCAFDLIHAEFVREIEPGEVVIIDKNGIRSEWPFRQAKKSFCIFEYVYFARPDSNIDDMNVKEVRVQMGRELARLHPVEADIVVPVPDSGIYAALGFSEELGIPFELAFVRNHYIGRTFIQPTQLIRDFNVRVKLNLIGDAVRGKRVVVVDDSVVRGTTARTRVVNLREAGAKEVHLRISCPPHKHACYYGIDFPDPEKLLANQMSQAEICEYLGADSIGYLDVDAMVRATGREKAGFCMACFDGNYPLPFDEAFDKYVMENRRGKARLLPPEDFQPGLLPMNRDFAANLNS; this comes from the coding sequence TTGAACAAACCCACGCATGAATGCGGCGTCTTCGCCGTTTACGGCCATCCCGACGCCGCGATCCTTACTTACTACGGACTTTTTGCCCTTCAGCATCGCGGGCAGGAAAGCGCCGGCATCGTGACCTCCACCTCGCCGTCGACGCCGTTCCAGAGCCACAAGGGCATGGGCCTCGTCTCGCAGGTCTTCGGAAAGGGCGATCTCGATCAGTTGCAGGGCTCGAATGCGATTGGGCACGTTCGCTATTCGACGACCGGCTCCAGCAATCTCAAGAACGCGCAACCGTTTGTCGTCGACACCGCCCGCGGGCAGATCGCCATCGCTCACAACGGCAACCTCGTGAATGCCGCCCAGCTCCGCGTGGAGCTCGAGGCCGAGGGCTCGATTTTTCAGACCACGGTCGACAGCGAGATCGCGCTTCATCTCCTCGCGAAGGCGCCGGAGCCGAATCCGCTTGCCGCGCTGCGCCGCATGGAGGGCGCGTTTTCCATCGTCATCATGGGCGAGAACGAGATCGTCGGCGTGCGCGATCCGTATGGCTTCCGTCCGCTTTCCCTCGGCCGGCTCGATGGCGCCTACGTGCTTTCCTCGGAGACCTGTGCGTTCGACCTCATCCACGCGGAATTCGTCCGCGAGATCGAGCCCGGCGAGGTCGTGATCATCGACAAGAACGGCATTCGTTCCGAGTGGCCGTTCCGCCAGGCGAAGAAGTCCTTCTGCATTTTCGAATACGTTTATTTCGCCCGGCCCGACAGCAACATCGACGACATGAACGTCAAGGAAGTCCGCGTGCAAATGGGCCGCGAGCTTGCCCGGCTGCATCCCGTCGAGGCCGATATCGTCGTGCCCGTGCCGGATTCCGGCATCTACGCGGCGCTCGGCTTCTCCGAGGAGCTCGGCATACCTTTCGAGCTCGCCTTCGTGCGGAACCACTACATTGGGCGCACGTTCATTCAGCCCACGCAGCTCATTCGCGACTTCAACGTCCGAGTGAAGCTCAATCTCATCGGCGATGCCGTGCGCGGCAAACGCGTCGTCGTCGTCGATGATTCCGTCGTCCGCGGCACCACGGCCCGCACGCGCGTCGTGAATCTCCGCGAGGCCGGCGCGAAGGAGGTGCACCTGCGCATCAGCTGTCCGCCGCACAAGCACGCGTGCTACTACGGCATCGATTTTCCGGATCCCGAGAAACTCCTCGCGAACCAGATGTCCCAGGCCGAGATCTGCGAATACCTTGGCGCCGACAGCATCGGCTATCTCGACGTGGACGCCATGGTGCGGGCCACGGGGCGTGAAAAGGCCGGGTTCTGCATGGCCTGCTTCGACGGAAATTACCCGCTGCCCTTCGATGAAGCCTTTGACAAATACGTGATGGAAAATCGCCGCGGCAAGGCCCGCCTCCTCCCGCCGGAGGACTTCCAGCCGGGCCTGCTGCCGATGAATCGCGATTTCGCCGCCAATCTGAATTCATGA
- a CDS encoding RNA pyrophosphohydrolase yields MIRYRPNVALILRRDDGHVLIGERSDIAGAWQFPQGGVDPGESAEEALAREVWEEISLPATAYRVVEKRGPYRYEYSNGRMKAGCGGQEQTYFLADFLGEDRALLVDPSTVEFRAVRWIDPADFPLEAVAPMKQEVYRAVLRDFFGVEFAPIREISE; encoded by the coding sequence GTGATCCGCTACCGTCCCAACGTTGCCCTCATTCTTCGCCGCGACGACGGCCATGTGCTCATCGGCGAGCGCAGCGACATCGCCGGCGCCTGGCAATTTCCGCAGGGTGGCGTGGACCCCGGGGAATCTGCGGAAGAGGCGCTTGCCCGCGAAGTCTGGGAGGAAATTTCCCTGCCGGCCACGGCTTACCGCGTCGTCGAGAAACGCGGACCGTATCGCTACGAATATTCGAACGGCCGAATGAAGGCCGGCTGCGGCGGGCAGGAGCAGACCTATTTTCTCGCCGATTTTCTGGGCGAAGACCGCGCGTTGCTGGTCGACCCGTCCACCGTGGAATTCCGGGCGGTCCGCTGGATCGATCCGGCGGATTTCCCCTTGGAGGCGGTCGCTCCCATGAAGCAGGAGGTCTATCGCGCGGTGCTCCGCGACTTTTTTGGCGTGGAATTCGCTCCGATCAGGGAAATCTCCGAATGA
- a CDS encoding GNAT family N-acetyltransferase, translating into MANDWQRFHWDLGKGLDASRPALPPFVFRPALEEERDTALKVVASALMMERAWTRTAKGFARDLEKRCEDAFALKPPACMVVQHGSRIIGASVLDPTDGAEANLLTGPCILHEYRSRGLGSALLFHSLEFLRDAGLKRATALVRLRSTTGRYIYPKFGGVPETIETPKIAA; encoded by the coding sequence ATGGCTAACGATTGGCAACGATTCCATTGGGATCTCGGCAAAGGGCTGGACGCGTCGCGCCCGGCCCTGCCGCCCTTCGTGTTTCGCCCCGCCCTTGAAGAAGAGCGGGATACCGCTCTCAAGGTCGTTGCAAGCGCCCTGATGATGGAGCGGGCCTGGACCCGCACCGCGAAGGGCTTCGCTCGCGACCTCGAGAAACGCTGCGAGGACGCGTTCGCCCTCAAGCCGCCGGCCTGCATGGTCGTTCAGCACGGCAGCCGCATCATTGGTGCGTCGGTGCTCGATCCCACGGACGGCGCCGAAGCCAATCTCCTCACCGGTCCCTGTATCCTGCACGAATACCGCAGTCGCGGTCTCGGCAGCGCCCTGCTCTTCCATTCGCTCGAATTTCTTCGCGACGCCGGCCTCAAACGTGCGACCGCCCTGGTGCGCCTGCGCTCCACGACAGGCCGCTACATCTACCCGAAATTTGGCGGCGTGCCGGAGACCATCGAAACGCCAAAAATCGCGGCCTGA
- the purM gene encoding phosphoribosylformylglycinamidine cyclo-ligase, with amino-acid sequence MSKKAYAAAGVDVDLGNVVKSGIQKLVRETHGPEVLGKIGGFGGLFQPNFKGMKEPVLVSSVDGVGTKLKIAFATDRHDTIGQDLVNHCINDIAVVGARPLFFLDYLASATLEPKVFTQILKGFAKACKAAGCALIGGETAQMPGMYQPGEYDLAGTIVGVVDRARMLDGSRVRKGDVLIGLASNGLHTNGYSLARSVLFDTLGLEPKSKLAGVKGTLADELLRVHKNYQPLMASLPTRTLKAAAHITGGGLIDNLPRVLPQDCDAAITTGSWKVPAIFEHIGRGGKVDREEMYQVFNMGIGMVLIVSEKSAPAVLEKTHGCVIGRIVSGTGVVRLG; translated from the coding sequence ATGAGCAAGAAAGCATACGCCGCCGCCGGCGTGGACGTGGACCTCGGCAACGTGGTCAAGAGTGGCATCCAGAAACTCGTGCGCGAGACGCATGGACCGGAAGTGCTGGGGAAGATTGGCGGCTTCGGCGGCCTCTTCCAGCCGAACTTCAAGGGGATGAAGGAGCCCGTGCTCGTTTCCAGCGTGGATGGCGTCGGCACGAAATTGAAGATCGCCTTCGCGACGGACCGCCACGACACCATCGGGCAGGATCTCGTGAATCACTGCATCAACGACATCGCCGTCGTCGGCGCGCGTCCGCTGTTCTTCCTCGACTACCTCGCGAGCGCCACGCTCGAGCCGAAGGTCTTCACGCAGATTCTCAAGGGCTTCGCCAAGGCCTGCAAAGCTGCTGGTTGCGCGCTCATCGGCGGCGAGACGGCGCAGATGCCGGGTATGTATCAGCCCGGGGAATACGACCTCGCCGGCACCATTGTCGGCGTGGTGGACCGCGCGAGGATGCTCGACGGATCCCGCGTCAGGAAAGGTGACGTCCTCATCGGCCTCGCCTCGAATGGCCTGCACACGAATGGCTACTCGCTCGCGCGCAGCGTTCTTTTCGACACGCTCGGACTCGAGCCCAAATCGAAGCTTGCCGGCGTGAAGGGCACCCTTGCCGACGAGTTGCTCCGCGTGCACAAGAACTACCAGCCGCTCATGGCCAGCCTGCCGACGCGCACGCTCAAGGCCGCCGCGCACATCACCGGCGGCGGATTGATCGACAACCTTCCGCGCGTGCTTCCGCAGGATTGCGACGCGGCGATCACAACCGGCTCGTGGAAGGTGCCGGCGATTTTCGAGCACATCGGCCGCGGAGGGAAAGTCGACCGCGAGGAGATGTATCAGGTTTTCAACATGGGCATCGGCATGGTGCTTATCGTGAGCGAGAAGTCCGCGCCAGCCGTCCTCGAAAAGACGCACGGCTGCGTGATCGGCCGCATCGTTTCGGGCACGGGAGTCGTGCGCTTGGGGTGA